A stretch of DNA from Manihot esculenta cultivar AM560-2 chromosome 7, M.esculenta_v8, whole genome shotgun sequence:
ATATAAATATCTTCAAACTTACTGGGACATTAACATGGGTGATATACAGCAAAACATCAGAACATCACTAACATCATGTGTAATCTAAATAAGTTGCCTGCAACATTTAGGAATTGAAACTGCTTAAAGCAATAGGTCAATCAGGATCATATAATTCGATCAACTGATATTGTTATCAGAAAGATCAACTCATACATGTTGCCTGACACCCTAGACAACTCTTTGATTATGAAACTCAGGTCAACTATGAAAAGAAAGCACCAAGGAGTAAATTAAAGGATTGATATCATCAGCATACAATCATAAAAAGCCAATGCCCAACTCAGTGGTGCAAACAGATTAAAGAGTTGCTTATACTACTACTAGAAAGTTTAAATAGACATAATCCCAAAGACCTATTGAACATCTCAACCCTAAAACTCAAGCATAATCGACTCCAACCCCTCTACAATATTTCTAACTCTTAATCCAATCAACAAAATTATATTAGAGcaagaataaaataaacaaataagcaAACAGGCCATCCAAATAAGCTCATTACCTTGAGGCAGTTGGACAAAGTAGGGTCCCTCGCTTGTTTATCTTGCCAACACGAATTGAAACCAGAGGAATACAGAAACATCTAGCAAGTATGCCAACTTCTGATGGCTCGAAGTGCTGATCACAgaacaaaagaaataaaacctATCAGAACACTTAATTGCACCACCTCATGCAAAAGTAAATATAAAATCTACTACTGAAGTACTAGTTAACCAGACTTTTGATCAACATCGAGCTTCGAATTTCAATAGCAtagtaaattaaataaacacCTGATTCAGATGGGCCAAAAGGCGATCTTCGGCCATACCACCAGAAGCATTCAGCTTCAACCACGGCTTCAACCTCTCATCAGCTCTACAAGCCCCCATGAACTGCATATCCAAGGCCTGTAACCACTGCAAAACCCTATCTCCACAATCGCTCCGTTGAAACAAGCGATCTCCATCTTCTACTATAAGCTCCGTCAAGCCAGTCTCGCTCCTTCCTTGCGAAAGGGTACCAGATCCAACCCTAGAGGTCTGAAAGCCGCCAGAAACCGACGATGAATCCTCGAAATCCTCGCCGTTGGATCGTTCAGATCGATCGTCACCAAATTCTTGCTTTCCAGAGTTAACCATTGCAAATCTCTCAAAATTTAACAACACAGAAGAAAAATCGTAACCCTAAAACTTGAAATTATCGTAAAAAATGTAGAATAGAGACGTTCGAATCCCAATCTCAAAGAAATGAGCAAAATTTTGGGAATCAGAAAGAAAATTAGATGGAAAAATCAGTGGTGCTGCTTTTTGTTTATGCAAAAACAAAAAGATAAAGAGAGCGCAGGGTTTGTTATATAATACCAGGCGGACCCGAAAGAAGTCGTTTAAATCCAATTTTAACGTTAGGCTTTCAGTTCCGAGGTGGGTCCATTGCGAAAAAAAGGGTTACGTCAGCTTTCTCACGATGGGGCCTACACGAAACCTATGGGGCCACCCAGCTGGAAGTTTAGGAGGACACGTCAACAGTTTTATGTGCTAACGTGCACAGGGGGAGGTTTTAAGGAGGAGACAACCATCAAAGtacaaaattttgtattttagagTTGACAAACTAGGATTactagaattaaattaaattaaatcgtaGCTTGAATAatttacatttaattttttaataaatttaattaatctaatttataaataaatcaaaatttattttttcaaacaaTTAAAAATGTATATTGTAGTGTTAAAATAGGgtgaatttaattctttttgcaaaattttaggagaaaaataatttttattttttgatgtttataattaaaatactttaattttgttttctaattaattttcaataattacaTCTAACATATTGAAATTCATTTTGTAttctaaatttatcaataaaaatgatttggtttaatattttaaaaaataaactaaaattaggTGATTCCATCTTTTTtgctattaaaattttaagataaattattgtttaactcataaattttataattaattacagttttttattttttattatgaaataaatataaaagtcaattaagaataaaatgtgatataaaaaaattgacaaaagagaaaaaaatttagagaaacaaaagagaaataaacaaaagaatttttttttaatggaagATAAAGACTCATTGATCCAGAAAATAGAATTAAAAgtaattaactaaataatttaatttttaaaatataagaatgcATTATAATTGGGGACAAAAAGGGTAAATTTCTctaatacttttttaaaaaagaattttagtaatttttaaatttttatgggtTGGACAGGTTTTAGGAAGAGTGACAAGtgaattttagtaatttttaaattttgagattaattaaattactgtAGTGTTATTAAGGTCAAATAAATTATCATTTGATACaatattactttttataataaaaatattttttatatgataaaattttatttttgtaatttttaaaattatttattttttaaatttttatgttaattaaaatattaaatttttatattttaaattataaaaaataatattatattatattaaaacttatttaactcTTAACAAAACTACAAAAACttaattcacttcaaattttaaattgaacttatttaattttaagtaaaaatattGCAATAGAGCTTGGATCATATGGGTGAGGAATAATTAATCTCCAACACATAGATAATTGTTTTCTTTTTCGAACGAGCGCtatccattaattttttttattattattattctatttatttaaattttattatttttttataacaataaaagaaggtaatgatttttttaacttttttttattttaactcaaaatagagtttttttttaaattaaaaattggatATTAGAGATATTTATTCGAATACACTTACCATCCGATTAAATTTACGAATGCGACTCAAAGTTATTAATATTTGAGAATCTTGAAAATTATATTCTCAGTATCTATCATTGAAATATTAAGATATACTTATATATGAATTATTTCCGTAAGCCTTGTGCTTAGGGTTTTTTCGTTTTTATCAGAACCTAGGGTTTCTGTTTCTATGGAGGCCAATTTTCAACAATTGTCGCTTTCGGACGAAGAGGATGAGGGGTTGGCTGAGGTTCCGGTTGCTGATGCCCCTTCTTTTCGATATAAGAACTGTTTTATGGGTATGTTTTTGACTTTTAATCGTATCAACTTCAAGTCGATGCGTGAGGTTTTTGCTGACATATGACATCCTTTGGGAGGGGTCGAAATCACTGAGTTGGAAGCCAAAAGGTATCTTTTTCGTTTTTTTGCGGTGGTGGATTTGGAACGTGTTTTGCGAGGGACACCCTGGCTGTACAACAATCATCTACTTATTCTCCATGCACTAATGGAGGGGGAAGACCCTTTGCAGGTTCCATTGATTTTTGTGGATGAGTGGGTGCAGGTTCATGATCTAAAGACAGATTTCTATACGGCAACGATTGCTATTAATCTGGGGAATTTTGTTGGCTCTTTTTTGGATTATGATACTACATACTGCTCTTCTAATGAAAAGGATTCTTATATGAGGATTAGGGTTTGGGTGGATGTTAGGAATCCTCTTAAACGCAGGAAGAAGCTGGTTACACCTACAGGAGAGGCCTTTTATGCTCGCTTTGCTTATGAGAGGTTCatggttttttgttttttctgtGGCCGTCTCGGCCATACTGATTCTTTCTGTGGTTTATTATTGCATAAAGAGAAGAAAGAGTTGCAACCTCTATGGGGGCCAGAACTTCGCGCAGTCCGCCGTCGCAATCTCCGCCCGACCAGTTCATGGCTACAGGTGGAAACACCGTTTGTTCAGGCGACGTTATCTCCGAATAATCAGGGCCCTTCTCTAGGATGTTAGCTGTTACCATCCCAATCTTTTCTGAATTCCTTTTTGGGCACATCTTCTACTACTGATGGGATGGAAAAGGCAGTAGGCCAGATGGAAACTGATTAGAATCATTTGGGCCCAAATGGTTTAGGTGAAGATGACCCAATGCAGCATTCTGTTGAGGGGAAAAAACGACAGCATTCTCCTACAGCCAGCAACGTTTCTAATGCCATGGATTCATTGCCGGTTAATTCTACTCCAACGGTCGAACCTGCAAGGCGGGTCGACCGACAGCTATGAGGATTCTTTGTTGGAACTGCCGAGGTGTTGGTAATCCTCTTGCAGTTAATGCTATGGAGGATcttgttttttattataaaccttctattttatttcttatgGAAACTAAAGTTCATGGTGTAAGAATGAATCAAATAAAGAACCTTTTCCATTATTCGAATTGTTTTTCTGTTGATAGTATTGGTATTGGTGGGGGTTTATCTTTGATGTGGAATAATGATGTTCAGTTACAAGTTTCttacttttcttcaaattttattgactgCACTATTGGTACTGGCTCTGCTCAATGGTGTTTTACAGGGTTCTATGGTTGTCCTGAACCAACTCGCCGCCGTACTTCTTGGAACCTGTTGCGTGAGCTATCTTCACGTAATGATTTACCTTGGTTATGTTGTGGGAATTACAATGATATTGCAGCGCCTGAAGAGAAGAGTGGGGTCCTCTTCGAGCTTCTCATCTTATTTCTGGTTTTCGGGGGACGTTGTTAGATTCTAGTTTGTCTGATATACAACATAATGGCTCGTTTCTTTCTTATACTTATAGAGAGGGGACTCCATTTTGTTCTAAAGAAAGGTTGGATCGTGCATGTTCTAATACAGCTTGAAGTGGTATTTTTCCAGATGCTTTATCTTCAATTTTGGTTGCTCCCGTGTCTGATCACAACCCTTTGTTAGTTGAAACTACTGCTCCTACTTGTCATATAGGGAGTAGGCGTTTCCGTTTTGATAATTCATGGCTCGAGGATCCTGAGCTGGGTGAGGTTGTTTCAAAATCATGGGCAGAGGGGGTTCGGTTGGACTTTCTTGCTAAAAAGGATTTTACTGCCAATCGTATTGTGCAGTGGGGTCGGaacaaaaatatattgaaatggGCTCAGAAAGATATGATCAGAAAATGGCTTGAAGAAGATATTGATTCGGTTGATATAAGGGAGGTGCGTCGGCTTAAGGAGCAATGGAATCAAATTCTAGCGGAAGAGGAGATTAGAATTCGCCAACAAGCAAAGCTCTTTTGGTTTCGCAATGGAGACAAAAACACTAAATATTTCCACAATAATATTAAGGCGCGAAGAAGGCAAAATCGTATTGTGGAAATTACAACCTCGGATGGCTCTATTTCTTCTGATCAGCATGTAATTGCGGATACTTTTCAATCATATTTTCAGGAATTATTCTCTGGTGCAGTTGCCGATTTTGGTGAGGTGATTAGCTTGGTTCAGCCAAAAGTTGATTCTCATGATAATGCTATGTTAACTGCAACTTTTGTTGATGAAGAATTCAGGCACGCTCTTTTCCAAATGAATCCAGATAAAACGCCGGGATTAGACGGCCTTAACCCAGCATTTTTTCAGAGGCATTGGAAGATTCTTGGTCCGGATATTTGTAAAGCTTGTCGCGAATGGTTGGCTAGAGGTGCACTTCCAGCTAATATTTCAAATACTTTGCTTGTGTTGATCCCTAAATGTGATAATCCGATGTTGGTGAAGGATTTTAGGCCTATCGCTCTGTGCAATGTGGTATATAAAACTTTATCTAAAGCTTTGGCTAACCGTTTTAAGAGAGTATTAGATAAGATCATTTCCCCTAATCAGTCGGCATTTGTCCCCGGTCGTCTGATAACTGATAATTTTATTGTTGCTTTTGAAACTATACATGGTTTAAAGCAACAAACTAGGGGATCTGATGGTTTTTGCGCTTTGAAAATTGATATTGCTAAGGCATATGATAGGGTTGATTGGGCTTATTTAAGTGCAATGTTGTCTGCTTTGGGGTTCTCTACTACCTGGATTGGTTGGATGCGCATGTGTTTTTCAGatattatttacaaaattacTCTTAATGATTCTGAGATTGGGCCAGTTATTCCAACGAGGGGGTTGCGTCAAGGTGACCCGATTTCaccttatcttttttttattgttgCTGAGGGCTTGTCTTTGCTTATTCAGAACAGAGAGAGTCTGGGGCTTATTCAGGGTTGTCCAGCAAAACAGGGTTGTCCCAGAATTTCTCACTTGTTTTTTGTTGATGATTCTCTGCTCTTTTTTAAGGGCATAGTCATGGAGGCCTCACAGGTGAAATCTCTTTTAGCAGTTTATGAAAAGGCGTCTGGGCAGTCTATTAATTTTGACAAGTCTGCTATCATGTTCAGTCCTTGCATTCGTGATGATATTTGCATTGCAGTTTCTACGGTTCTCAGTGTTCATCAATCTCTGGGTACTAGTACTTATTTGGGACTGCCTTCGCTGGTTGGAAGGAGTAAAAAGCAAATCTTCAGTTTTCTGAAAGATCGGATATGGAAACGTAGTAATAGCTGGAATAACAGATTTCTCTCACGGGCTGGACGTTAGGTCCTTATTAAAGCAGTTCTTCAGGCTATCCCTGCATACTGTATGAATGTGTTTTTACTCCCATTGGCTACGTGTAATCAATTGCAGGTGATGTTGAACAAATTCTGGTGGAGTGGTAGTATGGATGATCGGAGAGGTATTAATTGGCTGGCGTGGGACCGTATGTGTTTCAGAAAGGGGATGGTGGTATGGGTTTCCGTGATCTGCGGTGCTTCAATGTTGCGTTGTTTGGTAAGCAGGGGTGGAGGATTTTATCCGACACAAACTCTCTTCTATATAATGTGCTCAGAGCAAAATATTTCCCATCGGGGGATTTTATGTCAGCTTCGTTAGGTTCTAACTATAGCTATGTTTGGAAGAGTGTTCACTCATCTCAACAACTGTTGGTGCGGGGTACTCGTTGGAGAGTGGGAGATGGTAGAAGCATTTTTGTTAAGAATAATCCTTGGTTGCCAAGTGATTCAAATTTTGTGCCGAATGATCCTATGTTCATTGATGATGCCATGCATGTTAGTGATCTGTTTGTGCCTGGAGAGTTGCGGTGGGATTTGGAGAAGGTGTTGAATATTTTTTCCATGGATGATGTGCGATCTATTCTAGCTATTCCTTTGCCACTTAATCCTAGACCGGATAAGCTTATTTGGCATTTCGAGAAGAGGGGCTTTTATACGGTCAAAACAGCATATTATTGTGTGCTTTCTATGCTTGGTCGGCATCTAAGGGTGGGTACATCGGACTTGTGGAAGAAGGTGTGGGCTCTTGATGTCCCTCCAAAGGTTCGGGACTTTATATGGAGATTGTTTCGTGGTGTTTTGCCTACTCGAGACAATTTGGCTAGGAGAGGTGTCGACGTTCCATTGGGGTGCTTGTTTTGTGATGCGAATGAGTCTATTGAccaccttttcttttcttgtccCATGGTAAGAGAGGTCTGGAGACTAGTGGGTGTTGCCTTATCCAATTCTTGGTTGTCATTTCAAGACTTATTCCTTCATATCCATGTGAGTTTTGGTAGGGAACGTGCTTCAAGATTGGCAGTTCATGCATGGAAAGTTTGGCATGCAAGGAATGAGTTAGTGTGGAATAATAAGGTGTTGACACCTTAGGCTATCCATAGTGCTGCCAATACTTTTTATACAGATTACCTTCATTGTGGTCTTGATAAGCAAAGTGCACCAAGTCCGAGTCTTCTCTCTATTAATGCAGGTTCGGCTTCTAGTGCATCGGATTGGCTAGCTTATGTGGATTGTGCCACTTTCTCAACTTCGAATTTGTTTGGATTTGGTGCTGTGTTTGAAGATGCTGAAGGAGTTTTTTCAATTGCAATTTCTGGTTATACTGAAGGTCGTGGTTCTCCTGCTATTGTTGAGGCATTGACCTTGCGTCAATGTTTAATGTATGCTCGTGATGCTTTCCTACAGGCTGGAAGTATTTTCATTGATAGTCAGGTTTTATTCTTCGCCTTTCGCTCAAATTCGGAGGACTTTTCTGAGTTTGGAGTCATTGTTTCGGATTGTAAAGATATTCTGCTTCTTTGTCCAAATATTTCGTTATGCTGGATTAGACGTAGTGCGAATAAGGCTGCTCATCTGTTAGTAAGACAGTCTATTCGTTTTAATCGTTTTAAACTCTGGATTGATATGTCTGAGTGTCTGTTTGAGCATTATAGttcaagataataatatttattttcttgacttcaaaaaaaatatatataaatatataaaaaatttgatttataaaaatatatttttttaatttttttttaagcatGGTGAGTGCTTTTGCATTACATGCAATCAAACATAACGAAATGGATCTTAATCCAGCTTTCAATATAATGCAATTAACTATAATAAAAATtgctaaataaattatataagtcgtcaataaaaaaaaaatccccttcaattaaaatttttatttataatcttGTAAGTACTCAATTTTGACATATTGATtatgtaataatattataataattttgatcattttaattacattttattaaaaaaatgtgaATTTTTATGTAGATTTATGTGTAAATTGTGATAGTAtattatatcatataatttgtttatattttttttcatatttagattatgaaattaaattatattatatgtttTTGACAACTTTTGTGAGGCTTatgttgcttttttttt
This window harbors:
- the LOC122724009 gene encoding uncharacterized protein LOC122724009, which encodes MRILCWNCRGVGNPLAVNAMEDLVFYYKPSILFLMETKVHGVRMNQIKNLFHYSNCFSVDSIGIGGGLSLMWNNDVQLQVSYFSSNFIDCTIGTGSAQWCFTGFYGCPEPTRRRTSWNLLRELSSRNDLPWLCCGNYNDIAAPEEKSGVLFELLILFLVFGGRYALSSILVAPVSDHNPLLVETTAPTCHIGSRRFRFDNSWLEDPELGEVVSKSWAEGVRLDFLAKKDFTANRIVQWGRNKNILKWAQKDMIRKWLEEDIDSVDIREVRRLKEQWNQILAEEEIRIRQQAKLFWFRNGDKNTKYFHNNIKARRRQNRIVEITTSDGSISSDQHVIADTFQSYFQELFSGAVADFGEVISLVQPKVDSHDNAMLTATFVDEEFRHALFQMNPDKTPGLDGLNPAFFQRHWKILGPDICKACREWLARGALPANISNTLLVLIPKCDNPMLVKDFRPIALCNVVYKTLSKALANRFKRVLDKIISPNQSAFVPGRLITDNFIVAFETIHGLKQQTRGSDGFCALKIDIAKAYDRVDWAYLSAMLSALGFSTTWIGWMRMCFSDIIYKITLNDSEIGPVIPTRGLRQGDPISPYLFFIVAEGLSLLIQNRESLGLIQGCPAKQGCPRISHLFFVDDSLLFFKGIVMEASQVKSLLAVYEKASGQSINFDKSAIMFSPCIRDDICIAVSTVLSVHQSLGTSTYLGLPSLVMLNKFWWSGSMDDRRGINWLAWDRMCFRKGMVVWVSVICGASMLRCLSVHSSQQLLVRGTRWRVGDGRSIFVKNNPWLPSDSNFVPNDPMFIDDAMHVSDLFVPGELRWDLEKVLNIFSMDDVRSILAIPLPLNPRPDKLIWHFEKRGFYTVKTAYYCVLSMLGRHLRVGTSDLWKKVWALDVPPKVRDFIWRLFRGVLPTRDNLARRGVDVPLGCLFCDANESIDHLFFSCPMAIHSAANTFYTDYLHCGLDKQSAPSPSLLSINAGSASSASDWLAYVDCATFSTSNLFGFGAVFEDAEGVFSIAISGYTEGRGSPAIVEALTLRQCLMYARDAFLQAGSIFIDSQVLFFAFRSNSEDFSEFGVIVSDCKDILLLCPNISLCWIRRSANKAAHLLVRQSIRFNRFKLWIDMSECLFEHYSSR
- the LOC110619073 gene encoding uncharacterized protein LOC110619073; protein product: MEANFQQLSLSDEEDEGLAEVPVADAPSFRYKNCFMGVEITELEAKRYLFRFFAVVDLERVLRGTPWLYNNHLLILHALMEGEDPLQVPLIFVDEWVQVHDLKTDFYTATIAINLGNFVGSFLDYDTTYCSSNEKDSYMRIRVWVDVRNPLKRRKKLVTPTGEAFYARFAYERFMVFCFFCGRLGHTDSFCGLLLHKEKKELQPLWGPELRAVRRRNLRPTSSWLQVETPFVQATLSPNNQGPSLGCEDDPMQHSVEGKKRQHSPTASNVSNAMDSLPVNSTPTVEPARRVDRQL